From Methanobacterium congolense, one genomic window encodes:
- the pseC gene encoding UDP-4-amino-4,6-dideoxy-N-acetyl-beta-L-altrosamine transaminase gives MEKFVPYGRQYIDGDDINEVIKVLRSDFITQGPRIDEFEAKLAEYCGSKYAVTFNSGTSALHGAYFALGLEEGQEMITSPNTFVATSNAALYLGAKPVFADVESETGNIDASKVEKKVTDKTRLITPVHYSGNPADLKELHEIVEKHGLAMIEDAAHAIGARYAGKRIGACQYSSMAILSFHPVKHITTGEGGAVLTNDEEYYERLLMFRSHGITKKDFVKPSDGDWYYEMHHLGYNYRITDIQATLGISQLKKLDGFVGRRREIAATYNEIFAENPYFNTVFEKEGCTSSYHLYPILLKDDYLDRKPEIFQKLRSEGLGVQVHYIPVHTQPYYQNHGYKDVSCPVAEDFYRREISIPMYPAMKDEDIQFVEEKLFKVFRDL, from the coding sequence ATGGAAAAATTCGTACCCTACGGCAGACAGTACATAGATGGTGATGATATCAACGAAGTCATCAAGGTACTTCGATCTGACTTCATAACCCAGGGACCCAGAATAGATGAGTTTGAAGCTAAACTTGCAGAGTACTGTGGTTCCAAGTATGCTGTAACCTTCAACTCAGGCACCTCTGCGCTTCACGGGGCTTACTTCGCACTGGGCCTTGAAGAGGGTCAGGAGATGATCACATCCCCAAACACATTCGTTGCAACGTCCAACGCAGCACTCTACCTCGGTGCAAAACCAGTTTTTGCTGATGTTGAATCTGAAACAGGAAACATCGACGCTTCAAAGGTAGAAAAAAAGGTAACCGATAAAACACGGCTTATAACGCCGGTTCATTACAGTGGAAACCCTGCAGACCTCAAGGAACTCCATGAAATCGTGGAAAAACACGGGCTTGCAATGATAGAGGATGCAGCACATGCAATAGGTGCCAGGTACGCTGGAAAAAGGATAGGGGCCTGTCAGTACTCTTCAATGGCCATACTGAGCTTTCACCCGGTTAAGCACATAACAACGGGTGAAGGTGGAGCAGTCTTAACCAATGATGAAGAGTACTACGAAAGGCTTCTCATGTTCAGATCCCATGGAATAACCAAGAAAGACTTTGTAAAACCATCAGATGGTGACTGGTACTACGAGATGCATCACCTTGGATACAATTACCGTATAACTGATATACAGGCCACTCTGGGAATATCACAGCTTAAAAAACTTGATGGCTTTGTTGGAAGGCGTAGAGAAATAGCAGCCACCTACAATGAAATCTTTGCTGAAAACCCCTACTTCAACACCGTATTTGAGAAGGAAGGATGCACGTCGTCCTACCATCTTTACCCAATACTACTGAAAGATGATTACTTGGACAGAAAACCTGAGATATTCCAGAAACTGAGATCTGAAGGTTTGGGGGTTCAGGTTCATTACATACCAGTTCACACCCAGCCTTACTATCAGAATCATGGTTATAAGGATGTTTCATGTCCAGTTGCAGAGGATTTCTATAGAAGAGAGATAAGCATACCAATGTACCCTGCAATGAAGGATGAAGACATCCAGTTTGTTGAAGAGAAGCTCTTCAAGGTTTTCAGGGATTTGTAG
- a CDS encoding DUF2769 domain-containing protein codes for MGEVEFNNENVMKCLCTGCPVQGTSECVKGKIQKMQEMMAEDIDIATVIGPEDVPGLYCASGEASCTDLYYHEECQCPECPVFKENELADGKTVGYYCRDGKAD; via the coding sequence ATGGGTGAAGTGGAGTTCAACAACGAGAATGTGATGAAATGTCTCTGCACAGGATGTCCTGTTCAGGGTACAAGCGAGTGTGTTAAGGGCAAAATACAGAAGATGCAGGAGATGATGGCTGAGGACATAGACATTGCAACGGTCATTGGTCCTGAAGATGTTCCGGGGCTTTACTGTGCAAGTGGTGAGGCAAGTTGCACAGATCTGTACTATCATGAAGAGTGTCAGTGCCCAGAATGTCCAGTGTTCAAGGAAAACGAACTTGCAGATGGCAAAACCGTTGGATATTACTGTAGAGATGGAAAGGCAGATTAA
- a CDS encoding transposase: MKHHLNYSKEDPNYILLEKIFKIIGSKKSQTIIASKGVKNINMMILSIKIIFTAIFFNITVEFVVSELKRDKKLRKFFKTNEVPSAVQVSEFLARFKPDTYIKMVNSILMQTKPLKRRGKRTFIVDATPVDLDYNIQRKHRSKEYLEKQDLKWSYSSSYGFYIGFKATVVIEHTSAMPVAILIHSGAPHDSKIFNEIMENLKRRRIIRKGDTILFDRGYYSYKNYQIGISKYKIVPLIFPKENFKIQKLDDKLTYPLQVFKDKKTEKKSKKLYNTLKNVLIYKIENWKRYKPVRGKIEDFFKLCKSGLSLKKLHKYTPESAERTTILTVFLAGLITTTGYNTKTALQKLSET, translated from the coding sequence ATGAAGCATCACTTAAATTACAGTAAAGAAGACCCAAATTATATCTTGTTGGAAAAAATATTTAAAATTATCGGTTCTAAAAAATCCCAGACAATAATAGCCTCTAAAGGTGTTAAAAACATTAATATGATGATTTTATCAATTAAAATCATTTTCACTGCTATTTTCTTCAATATAACTGTTGAGTTTGTTGTTTCTGAACTAAAAAGGGATAAAAAGTTGCGAAAATTCTTCAAAACCAATGAAGTTCCAAGTGCTGTTCAAGTTTCAGAATTTTTGGCACGATTTAAACCCGATACGTACATCAAAATGGTAAATAGCATATTAATGCAAACTAAACCTCTCAAAAGGCGTGGAAAACGGACATTTATTGTTGATGCCACACCCGTGGACTTAGATTACAACATACAACGTAAACATCGTTCAAAAGAATACTTAGAAAAACAGGACCTAAAATGGAGTTATTCATCCTCCTATGGATTTTATATTGGATTTAAAGCCACAGTAGTTATAGAACACACATCTGCAATGCCCGTTGCTATTTTAATCCATTCTGGAGCGCCACACGATTCCAAGATATTCAATGAGATAATGGAAAACCTGAAAAGAAGACGAATAATCCGAAAAGGAGACACAATACTATTTGACAGAGGATATTACAGTTATAAAAACTATCAAATCGGAATTTCTAAGTATAAAATTGTTCCTTTAATTTTTCCCAAAGAAAACTTCAAAATACAAAAATTAGATGATAAATTAACCTATCCATTACAAGTATTTAAGGATAAAAAGACCGAAAAAAAGTCTAAAAAATTATACAATACCTTAAAAAATGTATTAATCTATAAAATAGAAAATTGGAAACGATACAAACCTGTACGTGGAAAAATCGAAGACTTTTTCAAATTATGCAAATCAGGACTAAGCTTGAAAAAATTACACAAATATACACCTGAATCAGCCGAAAGAACAACCATACTAACTGTATTTTTAGCAGGACTCATCACAACAACAGGCTACAACACAAAAACAGCCCTACAAAAGCTCTCCGAAACCTAA
- the rnc gene encoding ribonuclease III produces MKLLQKFSIEPIDNHLYELAFIHESYANEKGLGECYERLEFLGDSVLDLVVSEFLYKMDPSLNEGELTRIRSNYVCKKALYIYSKELRLDQYVKLGAGQEMAKREVDSVTGDVFESFVGAMYLDQGLDTVKEFLSKTVIPHIENEDIFFYDYKSKLKQLCDQECFNISYELIKEEGEPHKKTFTMAVLINGEHYGTGSGGNKKEAEQKASKVALEKL; encoded by the coding sequence ATGAAGTTACTGCAAAAATTTTCAATTGAACCCATTGATAACCATCTATATGAGTTAGCCTTTATTCATGAGTCCTATGCAAATGAAAAGGGCCTTGGAGAATGTTACGAAAGATTAGAATTTTTAGGGGATTCTGTCCTGGATCTGGTGGTTTCTGAATTTCTCTACAAAATGGACCCCTCTTTAAATGAAGGAGAACTAACACGTATACGTTCAAATTACGTCTGTAAAAAGGCATTATACATTTACTCCAAAGAGTTAAGGCTGGATCAGTATGTGAAGTTAGGTGCAGGTCAGGAAATGGCAAAACGGGAAGTTGATTCAGTTACAGGTGATGTTTTCGAATCCTTCGTTGGAGCCATGTACCTTGATCAAGGCCTGGACACTGTTAAAGAATTTCTCTCAAAAACGGTTATACCCCATATAGAAAATGAAGATATCTTTTTTTATGATTATAAATCCAAACTGAAGCAGTTGTGTGATCAGGAATGTTTCAATATAAGTTATGAGTTAATAAAGGAAGAAGGAGAGCCACATAAGAAAACCTTCACCATGGCCGTTTTGATCAATGGTGAACACTATGGAACAGGTTCTGGTGGGAATAAAAAGGAAGCTGAACAGAAGGCTTCTAAAGTCGCACTGGAAAAGCTTTGA
- a CDS encoding tautomerase family protein: MPVVHVNVWKGFEQEKVNYLIENITKVFVDIEIPAEAVEVLVHEVPQSHWGIGGVPASEKFKDTEIPGWNKK, encoded by the coding sequence ATGCCTGTGGTTCATGTAAACGTGTGGAAGGGTTTTGAACAAGAAAAAGTCAACTACCTTATTGAAAACATAACTAAAGTCTTTGTTGATATAGAAATTCCAGCCGAAGCCGTGGAAGTTCTGGTACATGAGGTACCTCAATCCCACTGGGGCATAGGTGGGGTACCAGCTTCAGAGAAATTTAAGGATACTGAAATACCCGGTTGGAACAAAAAATAA
- a CDS encoding cation:proton antiporter codes for MIEIVVFFIMILIVSLFSRLICKLPISFQMIFIAAGMLIGWLVTGYVDVSKPPFSTIIFLIAEIALVLVLFSDASRVGVKALKNDLSTRLLIVGLPITIVLGVIAATLIFPDVPWWVAGIIGTALAPTDAALGQIVVQNKDVPQKIRTTIEIESGLNDGGSVPFLLVFIAIGLAAEAFRPMGFFIEVAFEQIVYGALVGLAVGLAGGWMVLKSREKRWITPTYERIAFLALALLTFFIADEVGGSGFIAAFIGGLALGYIVKDAGEILIDFSETEGQLLNLTVFFLLGIVVVPLLLDVNWQIILYSVLSLTVIRMLPVALSLISTKLSWDSMLFIGWFGPRGLASIVLALLALEELKVFPGDTTFISVVFITVLLSVFAHGLTASPLSKLYSKNNKDNLS; via the coding sequence TTGATTGAAATTGTAGTATTTTTTATAATGATTTTGATCGTGTCACTTTTTTCCCGTTTGATCTGCAAACTGCCCATAAGTTTTCAGATGATATTCATAGCTGCAGGGATGTTAATAGGATGGCTTGTCACAGGATATGTGGATGTTTCAAAACCTCCCTTTTCAACCATAATTTTTTTAATAGCAGAGATAGCTTTGGTTCTTGTTCTCTTCAGCGATGCCTCCCGTGTAGGAGTGAAAGCCCTTAAAAATGATCTAAGCACCAGACTCCTCATTGTAGGTTTACCCATCACCATAGTCCTAGGAGTGATAGCAGCAACTCTCATATTCCCAGATGTACCCTGGTGGGTAGCAGGTATCATAGGTACTGCCCTGGCACCAACCGATGCAGCTTTAGGACAGATTGTGGTTCAAAATAAAGATGTGCCTCAAAAAATACGTACAACTATAGAGATAGAAAGTGGATTGAACGATGGAGGTTCTGTTCCATTTCTCCTGGTTTTTATAGCCATAGGTCTGGCTGCAGAAGCCTTCAGACCAATGGGATTCTTCATCGAAGTGGCCTTTGAACAGATAGTTTATGGAGCACTGGTGGGCTTGGCAGTGGGACTTGCAGGTGGCTGGATGGTTTTAAAATCTCGTGAAAAAAGATGGATCACTCCCACCTACGAAAGAATAGCATTTCTGGCACTGGCCCTCCTCACCTTCTTTATAGCAGATGAAGTAGGGGGAAGTGGATTTATAGCTGCATTCATTGGTGGTTTAGCCTTGGGGTACATTGTTAAGGATGCTGGAGAAATTTTAATAGATTTTTCAGAGACAGAGGGCCAATTATTAAACCTGACAGTGTTTTTCCTCCTGGGAATAGTGGTGGTTCCCCTTCTCTTAGATGTAAACTGGCAGATAATTTTGTACTCTGTTTTGAGTTTAACTGTAATTAGAATGTTACCCGTGGCATTATCACTGATTAGCACGAAATTAAGCTGGGATTCCATGCTATTCATAGGCTGGTTCGGGCCCCGAGGTTTGGCTTCCATTGTACTGGCTCTTTTAGCTTTAGAAGAATTAAAAGTGTTCCCTGGAGATACCACCTTTATTTCAGTTGTTTTTATAACCGTGCTTTTGAGTGTGTTTGCCCATGGATTGACAGCATCTCCATTATCAAAACTTTACTCAAAAAATAACAAGGATAATCTATCATGA
- a CDS encoding metal-dependent hydrolase gives MPDWVTHLAVAWTLCRILRFRFKIFSPENTMIVMVGALIPDMVKLALGLKFLGMDVWDYLEAVHLPVGSLIVAGMMALLFPERRNTFLFLSLGVATHYCLDLILLHLAGGMYLLFPFNWNYWQLGLTTSADYHVTLVAVLIAVVVYLVGRLWDKKAIKTE, from the coding sequence ATGCCAGACTGGGTAACACACCTTGCAGTTGCCTGGACCCTTTGCAGGATTCTCAGGTTCCGTTTTAAAATTTTCAGCCCTGAAAATACCATGATCGTTATGGTAGGTGCTCTAATACCTGACATGGTGAAGCTGGCCCTGGGCTTGAAGTTTCTGGGCATGGATGTCTGGGACTACCTTGAGGCAGTTCACCTACCTGTGGGATCCCTCATAGTGGCAGGTATGATGGCACTCCTTTTTCCTGAGCGGAGGAATACGTTTCTCTTCCTCTCGCTGGGGGTTGCAACCCATTACTGCCTGGATCTCATCCTGCTACATCTTGCAGGTGGTATGTACCTTCTCTTCCCATTTAACTGGAACTACTGGCAGCTTGGACTTACAACCAGTGCAGATTACCATGTGACCTTGGTTGCCGTTCTGATCGCAGTGGTGGTTTACCTGGTTGGGAGGCTCTGGGATAAAAAAGCCATAAAAACTGAGTAA
- the pseI gene encoding pseudaminic acid synthase, with protein MKIKIGDNTVGEKEPVFIIAELSANHMQDFDVAVDTIHAIKDSGADAVKFQTFTPDTITINSDRSYFHIEQGTLWDGRTLYDLYKEAYMPWEWQPELKKIAEKLGLTCFSSPFDRTAVDFLNKMDVPAYKIASFEITDIPLVEYTASKGKPVIISTGIAELSDIELAVNACKRVGNDQIILLKCTSSYPAPLDSMNLKTIPNMAETFGTAVGLSDHTMGSSVAVASVALGARVIEKHFILDKSLGGPDSEFSTEPDEFKTMVQAVRDVEKALGDINYDLTDDKIKSRNFSRSLFLVSDMAEGDIFTEENLRSIRPGYGLHPKYLKDILGKKARKSIEKGTPLSWDLIL; from the coding sequence ATGAAAATCAAAATTGGAGATAACACTGTTGGTGAAAAAGAACCAGTATTCATAATAGCAGAACTTTCTGCAAACCATATGCAGGACTTTGATGTTGCCGTGGATACAATTCATGCTATTAAGGATTCTGGTGCTGATGCAGTTAAGTTTCAGACATTTACTCCTGATACCATTACAATAAACTCCGATAGAAGTTACTTTCACATCGAACAGGGAACACTCTGGGACGGTAGGACACTGTATGATCTCTACAAAGAAGCTTACATGCCATGGGAATGGCAGCCTGAGTTGAAAAAAATAGCTGAAAAACTGGGACTCACATGTTTCTCATCGCCCTTCGACAGAACAGCCGTGGATTTCCTTAATAAAATGGATGTTCCAGCCTACAAGATCGCATCCTTTGAAATAACAGACATACCTCTTGTAGAGTACACAGCTTCCAAGGGAAAGCCAGTTATAATATCAACCGGTATAGCAGAGCTCAGTGACATTGAGCTGGCTGTGAATGCATGTAAAAGAGTTGGAAACGATCAGATCATTCTTCTCAAGTGCACGTCATCCTATCCAGCGCCTTTGGATTCGATGAACCTTAAAACCATTCCTAATATGGCTGAGACATTTGGGACAGCTGTTGGACTTTCGGATCATACCATGGGCAGTTCCGTTGCAGTTGCATCAGTTGCCCTTGGTGCAAGGGTAATAGAAAAACATTTCATACTTGACAAAAGTCTTGGAGGGCCGGATTCTGAATTTTCAACTGAACCTGATGAATTTAAGACAATGGTTCAAGCTGTAAGGGATGTTGAAAAAGCCCTTGGTGATATAAACTATGACTTAACTGATGATAAAATAAAAAGCAGGAACTTCTCTCGTTCACTCTTCCTTGTCAGTGACATGGCAGAAGGTGATATATTCACCGAGGAAAATCTCAGATCCATACGTCCAGGTTATGGTCTCCATCCTAAATATCTTAAAGATATTCTCGGTAAAAAAGCCCGTAAATCCATTGAAAAGGGAACACCTTTAAGCTGGGATTTGATCCTATAA
- a CDS encoding HEAT repeat domain-containing protein, with product MVSISELEKMRDEQDIPNILKALDVKEDKKSREKAAYILGDIRAEEAVEPLISMLDDDYWPIRKAATLSLGRIGDKKAVEPLINVLKDDHWHVRETAALALGAIGDKRAVEPIIDALKDGSLNVKCEVVDALGVLGDKRALEPLMDILKEEDYILRACTVTSLGKIGDNMAVKALLNSLEDENYFVRVNAANALATIGDEDALPALQEALDNSNGESREFERAVRKAMNEIIARKKKKS from the coding sequence ATGGTTTCCATTTCTGAACTGGAAAAAATGAGGGATGAACAGGATATTCCAAATATCCTGAAGGCACTGGATGTAAAAGAAGACAAAAAGTCCCGGGAAAAGGCCGCTTATATCTTGGGTGATATAAGAGCCGAAGAAGCTGTGGAACCGTTAATCTCAATGTTGGATGATGATTACTGGCCTATCCGTAAGGCCGCAACCCTGTCTCTAGGAAGGATTGGGGATAAAAAGGCAGTTGAACCTCTGATCAACGTTTTAAAGGATGATCACTGGCATGTTCGTGAAACTGCTGCACTGGCTTTAGGTGCCATTGGAGATAAAAGGGCGGTTGAACCAATTATAGATGCCCTGAAGGATGGATCCTTAAACGTCAAATGTGAGGTTGTAGATGCACTGGGAGTTCTAGGTGACAAAAGAGCTCTGGAACCTTTAATGGACATTCTGAAGGAAGAGGATTATATATTAAGGGCCTGCACTGTAACCTCCCTGGGCAAGATAGGGGATAACATGGCTGTGAAGGCTCTTTTAAACTCCCTGGAAGATGAAAACTACTTCGTCAGGGTGAACGCTGCCAATGCCCTGGCAACCATCGGCGATGAAGATGCACTTCCAGCTCTTCAAGAAGCTTTGGATAATTCAAATGGAGAATCACGTGAATTTGAAAGGGCTGTCAGGAAAGCAATGAATGAGATAATTGCAAGAAAAAAGAAGAAGAGTTAA
- a CDS encoding bifunctional UDP-2,4-diacetamido-2,4,6-trideoxy-beta-L-altropyranose hydrolase/GNAT family N-acetyltransferase, with translation MRIRILTEGSEEIGFGHVTRCMSIYQAFQERGLDTELIVNGNGSIEKLMDGTRHRIINWLKMDEITSIMADSDITVVDSYLAPPKLYEIIANESLGVYIDDNKRINYPEGVVVNGSVNAEKLEYPEEKGVQYFLGSRYIPLRKEFWNIEPLKIKENLQSVMITFGGDDLRNMTPLILKTLEKEFPELKKNVVIGRGFKNLEEIEKLKSDTVNLIYYPDAEGMVDTMLKSDLAVSAGGQTLYELARLGLPTLSVAVASNQLHNVKNWEETGFSRYTGLWTDENLLGKMVEELRGLTDYSIRNQMSKTGKMAVDGHGALRIVKKSLLEYYLSKGFTLRKADLGDMKNIYQLSNDPEVRKNSFKTDLIPLSDHEKWFKNKLMDEKSLFIICEVEDEFAAQIRFELEEESSVISISISKKYRGIGIGHPMVKEALKLLKNYSNVQLIKAYIKKSNKGSLKFFEKSGFKLTGPILIDGNEAYEYEYVLRD, from the coding sequence ATGAGAATTCGAATTTTAACAGAGGGCAGTGAAGAAATTGGTTTTGGTCATGTCACCAGATGCATGTCAATCTATCAAGCCTTCCAGGAAAGGGGTTTGGACACGGAACTCATTGTCAATGGAAATGGATCCATTGAAAAACTCATGGATGGAACCCGTCATAGAATAATCAACTGGCTTAAAATGGATGAAATCACCTCAATCATGGCTGATTCAGATATAACCGTGGTTGATTCATATCTGGCCCCACCAAAACTCTATGAAATCATAGCCAATGAGTCTCTGGGCGTTTATATAGATGATAATAAAAGGATCAACTACCCTGAAGGTGTGGTTGTCAATGGTTCAGTGAACGCTGAAAAATTAGAATATCCTGAGGAGAAGGGTGTTCAATATTTCCTTGGAAGCCGTTACATACCCCTTAGAAAGGAATTCTGGAATATAGAACCCTTAAAAATAAAAGAAAATCTTCAGAGTGTAATGATCACCTTTGGGGGGGATGATCTACGGAACATGACTCCATTAATATTAAAAACCCTAGAAAAAGAATTTCCAGAACTAAAAAAGAATGTTGTAATTGGTAGAGGTTTTAAAAACCTGGAGGAAATTGAAAAACTCAAATCTGACACTGTGAATCTGATTTACTATCCTGATGCAGAGGGGATGGTGGATACAATGCTCAAGTCGGATCTGGCAGTGTCTGCAGGAGGACAAACCCTCTATGAACTTGCAAGGCTGGGTTTACCCACTTTAAGTGTGGCCGTAGCATCCAACCAGCTTCACAATGTTAAAAATTGGGAAGAAACAGGATTCAGCAGGTACACAGGTTTATGGACAGATGAAAATCTCCTTGGGAAGATGGTTGAGGAATTGAGGGGTTTAACTGATTACAGTATTCGAAATCAAATGTCTAAAACTGGGAAGATGGCTGTTGATGGGCATGGAGCACTTAGGATAGTCAAAAAATCTCTTCTGGAATATTATCTTAGTAAGGGCTTTACTTTACGTAAAGCTGACCTTGGAGATATGAAGAATATTTATCAACTCTCAAATGACCCTGAAGTGCGAAAAAATTCATTCAAAACAGATTTGATACCCCTCAGTGACCATGAAAAATGGTTCAAAAACAAATTAATGGATGAAAAATCTCTTTTTATCATATGTGAAGTTGAAGATGAATTTGCAGCACAGATAAGATTTGAGCTAGAAGAAGAATCTTCTGTAATCAGTATCAGCATTTCTAAGAAGTACAGAGGTATTGGAATTGGCCATCCCATGGTTAAGGAGGCCCTAAAACTTCTTAAGAATTATTCAAATGTACAACTGATAAAGGCGTATATAAAGAAAAGCAACAAGGGTTCCTTAAAATTCTTTGAAAAATCAGGTTTTAAACTCACAGGACCAATTTTAATAGATGGTAATGAAGCTTATGAATATGAGTATGTTTTGAGGGATTAA
- a CDS encoding cytidylyltransferase domain-containing protein, with protein sequence MKIGAVVQARTSSTRLPRKVLKELPMGSGVTVLEQVIRRLKQSKKLDEIVIATTEDETDNPIVEIARKEDVRYFRGSLDNVLERYYLAAQENHLDVIVRITSDCPCIDPGIIDTLVENHLENGADYTSNSLIRTFPHGLDVEVVNFRVLETAHKDASESFEREHVTPYIYNRPKKFRITKFKAPKELTAPDIRITLDTEEDYCLLCAVFDYLHQDNEFFPASSIINLFKEKPWLKLINKKIIQKRVFDNLDDEIKAALQVLDLQDMDGAKKFLENAYFKSP encoded by the coding sequence ATGAAGATAGGTGCAGTGGTACAGGCAAGAACCTCATCAACCAGACTCCCTAGAAAGGTGCTTAAGGAACTGCCAATGGGCAGTGGAGTAACGGTACTTGAACAGGTCATAAGACGACTGAAACAATCAAAAAAACTGGATGAAATCGTAATAGCCACAACGGAAGATGAAACAGATAACCCCATAGTTGAAATAGCCCGAAAGGAGGATGTAAGATATTTCAGGGGGAGTCTGGACAACGTACTGGAAAGGTACTACCTTGCAGCCCAGGAGAACCACTTGGATGTGATTGTAAGGATAACCAGTGACTGTCCATGCATCGATCCAGGTATAATAGATACTTTAGTGGAGAATCACCTTGAAAATGGTGCAGATTACACTTCAAACAGTTTGATCAGAACATTTCCACATGGACTGGATGTTGAGGTTGTAAACTTCAGGGTGCTTGAAACTGCACACAAAGATGCATCCGAATCCTTTGAAAGGGAACATGTAACCCCCTACATCTACAACCGCCCGAAAAAGTTTAGGATAACCAAGTTCAAGGCACCTAAGGAATTAACTGCTCCAGATATACGTATAACGCTTGATACAGAGGAGGATTACTGTCTTCTCTGTGCTGTTTTTGATTATCTCCATCAAGATAATGAGTTTTTCCCAGCAAGCAGTATAATAAATCTGTTCAAGGAAAAACCATGGCTTAAATTAATCAACAAAAAAATCATCCAGAAAAGGGTGTTTGATAATCTGGACGATGAAATCAAAGCAGCTCTTCAAGTATTGGATCTGCAGGATATGGATGGTGCAAAAAAGTTCCTTGAAAATGCTTACTTCAAATCTCCTTGA
- a CDS encoding EVE domain-containing protein, which translates to MVNYWLWVSKDDSIDDTIDGSSQKWNGCDEDTEVGDYALIYRVSPYKHIKYLVEVTKNSFLNTSKLPNEEYYCEFKVLSNFENELELKDMKKEEELSEWYPLKNKFHKKMFPVTEDYWKILKGMIKSKNHSPEEAT; encoded by the coding sequence ATGGTTAATTATTGGCTTTGGGTATCTAAAGATGATAGCATCGATGATACCATAGATGGCTCCAGTCAGAAATGGAATGGCTGTGATGAAGATACAGAAGTTGGGGATTACGCACTGATCTACAGAGTGTCACCCTACAAACACATAAAGTACCTGGTTGAGGTTACAAAAAATTCCTTCCTTAACACCAGTAAACTACCAAACGAAGAGTACTACTGCGAATTCAAGGTACTGTCCAATTTTGAGAATGAACTTGAACTGAAGGATATGAAGAAAGAAGAGGAATTATCCGAGTGGTACCCCCTAAAAAACAAGTTCCATAAAAAGATGTTCCCTGTGACTGAAGATTACTGGAAAATTTTAAAGGGAATGATCAAGTCTAAAAATCATTCACCTGAAGAAGCTACTTAG